A region from the Lolium perenne isolate Kyuss_39 chromosome 4, Kyuss_2.0, whole genome shotgun sequence genome encodes:
- the LOC127292861 gene encoding myosin-12, translated as MGTPVNIIVGSQVWLEDPDEAWVDGEVTGIKGGDVTVATTNGKTVVASLASIYPKDTEAPPAGVDDMTKLAYLHEPGVLHNLACRYGLNEIYTYTGNILIAVNPFQRLPHLYDVHMMEQYKGATFGELSPHLFAIADSCYRAMINEHGSQSILVSGESGAGKTETTKMLMRYLAFMGGRSGTEGRTVEQQVLESNPVLEAFGNAKTVKNNNSSRFGKFVEIQFDKYGKISGAAVRTYLLERSRVCQVSDPERNYHCFYMLCSAPPEDVKRFKVGDPRSFHYLNQTSCYEVANVDDAREYLETRNAMDIVGISQEEQDAIFRVVAAILHLGNINFSKGQEIDSSRLRDEKSINHLKTVAELLMCDEKSLEDSLCQRVIVTPDGNITKPLDPDSALQSRDALAKTVYSRLFDWIVDKINNSIGQDPDAISIIGVLDIYGFESFKVNSFEQLCINMTNEKLQQHFNQHVFKMEQEEYTRDEIDWSYVEFVDNQDVLDLIEKKPGGIIALLDEACMFPKSTHETFAQKMYQTYKAHKRFSKPKLARTAFTINHYAGDVTYQADYFLDKNKDYVVAEHQALLNSSRCSFVANLFPPLPEESSKQSKFSSIGTRFKQQLQALMETLSTTEPHYIRCVKPNTVLKPGIFENDNVLNQLRCGGVLEAIRISCAGYPTKRTFDEFIDRFGVLAPELVDSSDEKTACAALCDKMGLKGYQIGKTKVFLRAGQMAELDARRAEVLSNAVRLIQRRIRTHLMRKDFISLKKASIQTQKFWRARLARKLFEHMRRVAAAITIQKHTRTRSAWKAYIQVYKSSITIQTGLRAMAACKEHRFRRETKAAMIIQTRWRQHKAYVAYKQQKRASLILQCAWRARVARKELRKLKMEARDNGALKEAKDKLEKRVEELTWRLDVEKHMRIDLEASKGQEVAKLQSALQEMQEKLEEAHAAIIKEKEAAKLAIEQAPPKIVEVPVVDNEKVELLTSQNEELTGELGTFRTKAEDLEKKLFEIQKQSDDLSQETQERASKINQLQEMISRLETNLSNMESENHVLRQQSLLASADDDKTKQIESLESKIAILESENQLLRSNSALAAQAAVAPEVIQPSAMKVLENGQQLGELNVINEQLVVPPIKNLSKQRSLTDRQQENHDVLIKSLTEDRRYDNRRPAAACIVYKSLLHWHSFEAEKTNIFDRIIHTIRSSIENAGSSGELAYWLSTTSTLLHLLQNTLKTSSSSTKGSNRSRTAPGNLFNRMTQNARSSSSGLGISSGYSGMIGRTDTKPMVEAKYPAVRFKQQLTAYVEKIYGMIRDSLKKEISALLTMCIQAPRAGRVRPSRGSLKSIHSSALSRQASSVHWQNIVKCLNITLETMNNNYVPPMIIRKTFGQVFAYMNVQLFNSLLLRRECCSFSNGEFLKAGLQELEQWCSATTEEYAGTSWDELQHIRQAVGFLVLHQKSHKTLDEITDDLCPVLSISQIYRIGTMFWDDKYGAQGLSQEVIGNMRTMATDDSITTPNSSFLLDDDSSIPISLDDISRLMLDINPSDVEPPPLLRQNSQFHFLLQQLTD; from the exons GGGACTCCGGTCAACATCATCGTCGGCTCGCAGGTGTGGCTGGAGGATCCCGACGAGGCCTGGGTCGACGGCGAGGTCACCGGGATCAAGGGCGGCGACGTCACCGTCGCCACCACCAATGGCAAAACG GTTGTGGCCAGCCTCGCGAGCATATACCCCAAGGACACGGAAGCGCCCCCGGCCGGAGTGGACGACATGACGAAACTCGCTTACCTACATGAACCGGGAGTCTTGCATAACCTTGCTTGCCGGTACGGGCTTAACGAGATATAC ACGTACACCGGGAACATCTTGATTGCAGTCAATCCCTTCCAGAGGCTGCCACATCTTTACGATGTGCACATGATGGAGCAGTACAAAGGCGCCACCTTTGGGGAGCTCAGCCCCCATCTCTTCGCGATTGCAGATTCTTGTTACAG GGCAATGATCAATGAACACGGAAGCCAGTCAATATTGGTGAGTGGTGAGAGTGGTGCTGGCAAGACAGAGACGACCAAGATGCTCATGAGGTACCTTGCGTTCATGGGAGGAAGGTCTGGAACCGAGGGACGGACTGTTGAGCAACAAGTTCTAGAG TCTAACCCGGTACTGGAAGCATTTGGTAATGCGAAGACGGTGAAGAATAATAACTCCAG CCGATTTGGTAAGTTTGTTGAAATCCAATTCGACAAATACGGCAAGATATCTGGTGCCGCTGTTCGCACGTACCTCCTTGAACGCTCACGAGTATGCCAGGTCTCTGATCCTGAACGGAATTACCATTGCTTTTACATGCTATGTTCTGCACCACCCGAG GATGTAAAAAGATTTAAGGTGGGAGACCCGCGATCATTTCATTACCTGAACCAAACAAGCTGCTATGAAGTAGCTAATGTGGACGATGCAAGAGAATACCTAGAAACGAGAAATGCAATGGATATAGTTGGCATTTCTCAAGAAGAACAG GATGCAATCTTTAGAGTAGTAGCAGCAATCCTTCATCTAGGAAACATTAATTTCTCCAAAGGGCAAGAAATTGATTCGTCAAGGTTGAGGGATGAGAAATCAATCAATCACCTTAAAACAGTGGCAGAACTGCTAAT GTGTGACGAGAAGTCCCTTGAAGACTCTCTTTGTCAGCGTGTTATTGTAACACCCGATGGAAATATTACAAAACCTCTCGATCCAGATTCTGCTTTACAGAGTCGCGATGCCTTGGCAAAGACAGTGTATTCACGACTTTTTGACTG GATAGTGGATAAGATTAATAATTCGATTGGTCAAGATCCTGATGCAATCAGTATAATAGGAGTGCTGGATATATATGGATTTGAGAGTTTCAAGGTCAACAG TTTTGAGCAACTGTGCATCAACATGACAAACGAGAAGTTGCAGCAACACTTTAATCAG CATGTATTCAAGATGGAACAAGAAGAATATACAAGGGATGAAATTGACTGGAGCTATGTGGAATTTGTGGACAATCAGGATGTGCTGGACCTGATTGAGAAG AAACCTGGAGGAATAATAGCCCTCCTGGACGAGGCATG CATGTTTCCAAAGTCCACTCATGAGACATTTGCACaaaagatgtatcaaacatacaaAGCACATAAGCGCTTCAGCAAGCCCAAACTTGCCAGGACTGCCTTCACAATCAACCACTATGCAGGAGAT GTCACATATCAAGCCGACTATTTTCTTGACAAGAACAAAGACTATGTGGTCGCTGAACATCAAGCTCTACTAAATTCCTCAAGGTGCTCTTTTGTTGCAAATCTATTTCCTCCATTACCCGAGGAAAGTTCTAAACAGTCCAAATTCTCTTCCATCGGTACTCGCTTTAAG CAACAACTACAAGCCTTGATGGAAACATTGAGTACGACAGAACCACACTACATTAGATGTGTGAAGCCTAATACTGTACTGAAACCTGGCATCTTCGAAAACGACAATGTTTTGAACCAGTTGAGATGTGGG GGTGTTTTGGAAGCAATCCGGATCAGTTGTGCTGGCTATCCGACAAAGAGAACATTTGATGAGTTCATTGATCGGTTTGGAGTTCTTGCACCAGAGCTTGTGGACAG TTCTGACGAGAAGACAGCGTGCGCAGCATTATGTGATAAAATGGGATTAAAGGGATATCAG ATAGGGAAAACAAAGGTGTTTTTAAGAGCTGGTCAGATGGCAGAGCTGGATGCTAGAAGAGCAGAAGTATTGTCCAATGCTGTCCGACTTATCCAGAGGCGTATAAGAACACATCTTATGCGAAAGGACTTCATCAGCTTAAAAAAAGCTTCCATTCAAACTCAGAAGTTCTGGAGAG CACGACTAGCTAGAAAGCTTTTTGAGCACATGAGAAGAGTCGCAGCTGCAATTACCATACAGAAGCACACACGAACTCGTTCTGCCTGGAAAGCTTATATACAAGTATACAAATCATCAATAACAATACAGACAGGATTACGTGCAATGGCAGCTTGCAAGGAGCACAGGTTCAGAAGAGAGACCAAAGCTGCCATGATCATCCAG ACTCGATGGCGCCAACACAAAGCTTATGTTGCTTACAAACAGCAAAAAAGAGCTTCTCTGATTCTCCAGTGCGCTTGGAGGGCACGTGTTGCAAGAAAGGAACTTCGGAAGCTCAAAATG GAAGCAAGAGACAATGGTGCACTAAAAGAAGCAAAAGACAAGCTGGAAAAGAGAGTTGAGGAACTCACATGGAGATTAGATGTTGAGAAGCATATGAGG ATTGACCTTGAGGCATCCAAGGGTCAAGAAGTTGCGAAGTTACAATCTGCCTTGCAAGAAATGCAAGAAAAGCTTGAGGAAGCCCATGCAGCAATAATAAAGGAGAAAGAAGCTGCAAAGTTGGCAATTGAACAGGCACCACCAAAGATAGTAGAGGTGCCAGTGGTGGACAATGAAAAAGTTGAGTTGTTGACAAGTCAAAATGAGGAACTTACG GGAGAGCTTGGTACATTTAGAACAAAGGCTGAAGATCTTGAGAAGAAGCTTTTTGAGATTCAAAAACAGTCGGACGACTTGTCACAGGAGACACAAGAACGAGCCTCAAAGATTAATCAACTTCAAGAGATGATTAGTAG GCTTGAAACAAATTTATCCAACATGGAATCTGAAAACCATGTTCTACGTCAACAATCGTTGCTTGCATCAGCAGATGACGATAAGACAAAACAAATAGAGAG TCTGGAAAGCAAGATTGCCATCTTGGAGTCGGAGAATCAGTTGCTCCGCAGCAATTCTGCACTAGCTGCTCAAGCAGCAGTCGCTCCTGAAGTGATTCAGCCATCAGCTATGAAG GTTCTAGAGAATGGACAACAGCTTGGAGAACTTAACGTCATCAAC GAGCAGTTGGTTGTTCCTCCGATAAAGAACTTAAGCAAACAGAGATCGCTCACAGACCGACAACAA GAAAATCATGatgtcctcatcaagagtctgacTGAAGATAGGAGATATGACAACAGAAGACCAGCTGCAGCATGCATTGTCTACAAATCACTCCTTCACTGGCACTCATTTGAAGCAGAAAAGACTAACATATTTGACCGTATCATCCATACGATTAGGTCATCTATCGAG AATGCTGGAAGTTCTGGAGAACTAGCTTATTGGTTGTCGACAACATCAACTCTCCTACACCTTCTACAAAATACCCTTAAAACTagcagttcatcgacaaaaggatcAAACCGCAGCAGGACCGCACCAGGAAACCTGTTCAATAGAATGACACAG AATGCTCGATCATCATCGTCAGGATTAGGTATTTCAAGCGGATACAGTGGAATGATAGGAAGGACAGACACTAAACCAATGGTAGAGGCTAAGTATCCAGCTGTACGTTTCAAGCAACAGTTAACAGCCTACGTCGAGAAGATATACGGCATGATCAGAGATAGCTTGAAGAAGGAAATAAGTGCATTATTGACTATGTGCATACAG GCTCCAAGAGCTGGTCGTGTGAGACCATCTCGAGGATCATTGAAAAGCATACACTCTAGTGCACTATCAAGGCAAGCATCAAGTGTGCATTGGCAAAACATTGTCAAGTGCCTGAATATTACACTGGAAACTATGAACAATAATTAT GTACCTCCTATGATAATTAGGAAAACATTTGGTCAAGTATTTGCATATATGAACGTCCAACTCTTCAACAG TTTGCTACTCCGCCGTGAATGCTGCTCCTTTAGCAATGGGGAATTCTTGAAAGCCGGATTACAGGAACTGGAGCAGTGGTGCTCTGCAACAACTGAAGAG TATGCAGGAACATCTTGGGATGAACTGCAACACATAAGACAGGCAGTTGGGTTCCTG GTTTTACATCAGAAGTCACACAAAACCTTGGATGAAATCACGGATGATCTTTGTCCC GTTCTGAGCATCAGCCAAATATATCGCATTGGAACAATGTTCTGGGACGACAAATATGGTGCACAAGGTCTATCTCAAGAG GTAATTGGAAATATGAGAACAATGGCAACTGATGACTCAATAACTACTCCAAATAGTTCTTTCTTGCTAGATGACGACTCAAG CATTCCAATATCCTTGGATGATATATCAAGACTCATGCTTGACATCAACCCATCTGATGTGGAGCCACCACCACTACTGAGGCAGAACTCTCAGTTCCACTTTCTTCTACAACAGCTTACAGACTGA